In the Callospermophilus lateralis isolate mCalLat2 chromosome 7, mCalLat2.hap1, whole genome shotgun sequence genome, ATATTTGGGTGATGACCTCTAGCAACCTTCTACCATAATGATCCCCTTTTTCCAGGCAAGGGCACTGACTTATGCAGCCACAGTTCTTGAGCTCATAAGTGGCCTCTTGAGGCGGCACACGGGGGACCCACATGGTTGTGCAGGTTGCTCACTGCTCCAGATGCAACCCAAAGGGCAATTAGGGACTAAATCCAGCTATGTCATGTGCACCTTGTCTCACTACACAGAGGGGATGTGTGGCTGGTAGTAGCCCTGATGGAGCAGGGCCACCCCTCCCCAACTTATCTTCGCTTAGATACTCGACTTTCAAACAGGAAAGATGTCTGGTTCACTCCTTCCCTGAGATTCAGTTTCCGTGGAAGAGCCACCATTCATTTGTCTTTACAAACATGCTTTGTCACTGGGAGAGGGCACTCAGGTAGGGAATTCTGCAGGGAAGCCCGGAGGGAAGCTTCTGGAAGACCCTAACAGTGGCCCATCAGCCTTCCCCAACCCACAGGCCACCAGGCCAGGCTCCTGCAACGAGTCCCAAAGCTGCTCATGGGGTACCTTACAACACCCCTCTTTTATCCCTCAAACATGTGGTTGTGGTTTTATGTCCATTTTActgatgaagaaactgaagctcagagaggtgaaGGGACTTGCCCAACGTCACACAGCTGCTAAGCTGCAGAGCCTGGATCCGGTTGGGATCTACAACCTGGCTGCCTTTTCTGGTCCTGATCCTTGGAGGCCCTAGGGGAAGGCAGAGGGAAGCCCCCGCCCCAGCCCTTCCCTGGGCACCTGTGCTCTCTACCAGGGGGTACTCGGCCACGTCTGTGGAGGTCACGACCTTGACCACCTCCTGGAGCGGCGTGTCCTTGGCCAGCGTGGCGAGAGTGCGGTTCATGAAGTGCTCCACAGTCACGGGGTGGGAGCTGCGGGCAGGGGGATGCTCCCTTTAGGTCCTGGAGTGAGGACATCAGACCCCAGGATGGGGCAGGGGCCCCTAGGGGGGTGGGACAGGACCCATGGTCCTCCAGTGCCTCGCGGGACCCTACGGTGGACAGGAACCTGGGGCCATGTCACTGAGGCCCTGCGTCCCCGGCCAGCTCTGCTGGGCTCTTCTATTCGGCAGCCTTCCTGGAGAATCTCATTGGAGGGAAAGTTAGATGGGAGGAAAAAAGACTTTAAAATTTGGAAGCCCCTGGAGTAGCCACCCATGCCTTGCAGCGGGCAGCTGAGGCCTGGAGCAACCTAGCAGTTTGCATCCGTGGGACGATGAACCTCAACCCAGGGGCCCTGAGTCTCAGAGTCCCGCTTCCCTGGGGACAGGAGCCGCGCGGGTCCTCCCTGGGGGAGCGAGGGCCTCGAAGCCCACTCCATGTCCACCTCCAACGACCAGCAAGGACCACAGAGAAAGAGCCAGGAGGACAGAGGGGACCTCAGATCTGGCGCTGGCCCTCAGGACCTGGCGCAAGACAGCACCTGAGCCCCAGCTTCAGGCAGCCAATGCGGCCccggggaggctgaggccaggggCCCCGAGTGTCGGCCCCTCCCACCCCTGTCCCACATGGCTGCCGAGGGGCTTCTTTGGGCTCCCCCACACTGTCACCGGGCCTGAGCCGCCTGCTCACCCGATTTTGCGGCCCCGAATCCACGGCAGGTAGGGCAGCTTCTTGACAATGATGGTGCCGTCGTAGAAGGATGGCTGGCAGCTCTGGGCGATGGCGTTGGCCGCCAGCACCGCCATCAGCACGGGCAGCGCGTGCACGATCTGACCCGTCAGCTCGAAGGCCAGCAGTGCCGTGGAGATGGTGTGTGTCACCGCCCCGGAGAAGGCCGCAGCCCCTGCGGGGCAGAGCCGGGATGGGTGGCTCAGGTGGGGGGCCAGCCTCAGGGGCGAGGTGGGCAGGGCCACGAAGGTGGCCAGGGTGGGAGGTGGACAGGGTAGGAGGTATCCGGGAGGCCCCTGGCAGCCACCACTGGGTGCACCCCAGAGCCTGGGCATGGCCAGAGGAGAGGGATGGGGGGATGTGACACCGGGACAGGACAAGAACTAAGAAGGAGTCAGGAGGTGGACAGGCCTCCGTGGGAGTGGGGGTCAGATTGAGGGTCTCAGGAACCACTCATGTGCCCTGCAGTGCCACCAGCAGATCCAGGGCCCCCATGAGGTTTGTGCCCAAGCCGGGCCCTGACCACTCACCTGCCAGAGCATAGCCCCCCGGCAAGATGGGGTTGACCACTCCTCCAGACACGATGCCCTCAGGGAAGGCCACTGAGAGAGCCTCCCCCAGGAGGCGGCCGATGGCAGCTCCTGGACACAGGAGGGTGACAGGGTGAAGGGGACAGCCCTCTGTCCCTGGGACCATCCTCAGTACTCCCcccgggagggaggagaggagccaGGAGCCATGGCCCTGCCCCTATACCCCTGGGCCTCCCAGGCCCTCGGGACCCCAGACTCACCATAAACAAATATGGGCAAGAAGTAGCCAGCGGGGATGGGGATGGTGGTGGCCAGGATCAGCATCCAGAACTGGGGGTGGGACCCAGAGCCCGGAATTAGAGGACTTGGAACCAAGTACAGGGCAAGGGAGGGACAGGACAGAGAGAGTTCCTAGGAAGGGGCTGCTATCAGGGATGGCGCTGCAGGGGACGGTGCCGACAAAGGGCCCACTGTGTGCCTGGCACCTGCCAGGTactttcctttcttccctctcAGCCTTCCCTGGAGGCAGAAGCAAGAGCAATCCCATTTAGGGACAAGAGACTGAGGGTCAGAGGGCCGAAGCTACTTGCCCTGGGCACCCAGTGAGCAGGGATCAGATCGGGGACCCTGGGTGGAAGGACTCCATGCCGCCTGAGGCAGCCCCAGCCCGCCCAGAGCTGGCCTCGGCTCTGGGCACACCTGGGGGCCCACCTTCATGACGAGGAAGAAGGCGAGGGTCCCGAAGATGGTGAAGCGCGGGTGGCACCATTCGAACCACAGGTTCTGGGGGTCAAGCTCCGTGGGCCAGGGAGGGGACGAGTTCCGGCTCATCAGTGCCCAGGAGTTGTTGTCGAACAGGGAGTCCAACAGCTCTCTCATGGACAGCTGCAGCAGGGTGGGGGGTGGCAGTTCTGCATGTCCCCAGCGCCCTCACTGCCTGACCCTGCACCCCAGATCCCACTCTGCCACTTCCCAGTGGGGACCCTGGGGACAGCTAGCTTCCTCACCTATAAAATGTCACACAAGCGTCTCCCTTGGAGGGTGTTCTGGGGACTGACTGATAATGCTCACAGAAGGGGCATGAATGGAGTCCCCCACTTCCGCCACCCGCCGCCCCTTACCCTGGAAGCCAGGAAGCGGCCCACGCCAGGCGGATAGGTGATGGAGGCCAGGATCAGGGCGGCCAGGGCCGAGTACAGAGGCTTGCTGGGTTGAGAGGATCGGCTCCAGTGGGGGCCTCCTCTCCCCAAGAAGGGGACAGGGGGCTCACCCAAGCAGGGGCTGCTCCCACCACCCCGGGGCTGACCCCAAGGCAAAACTAGGGTGGAGGGAGGCCAGAGCAGGGGTGTGGGTCAGACACCCCAGGGGAAGAAGCAGGTGGGCTCAGCCCTCAGGACCTGGGCTGAAgggccagggcagggcagggcagggcagggctggcCTAGGGCAGGGAAGACAGGTCTGGGAGGGAGTTGGGGAGCAGTGGTGTAAGGACTCAAGGAGGGGGCTGGGGCTAATGCAGGGGCTGGCTGTGGGGACTTGCACCGGTGTCTGTAAGGGAGTAGGGTCTCCCTAAGTGGAGTGTGGGCTGGGGGTTGTTTGATGGTAGGATAGGGGCTCAGTTAGGGGTGCGAGGCTGAAGCTGGGGACTCCCTGAGTGGTCCCCAGCCTCAGCCCACAGCCCACCTGGTGGCCAGCAGTTTGGAGGTGAAACGATTGGTCTTGACGAAGCCTAGGAAAATCCGCTGGCAGAAGAGGTAGGCGCAGCTCAGGATGCCGCAGATGGCCCTGCGGGCGACAGGAGGTGAGTCCAGGGCCCCTGCCCACTTGGGCTGGAGGAGGCCCCCAGCTGGCTCTCAGGGACCAAGCCCCGGCTCACCCCAGTGCCACAAAAAAGAAGATCTCTGGCAGGTCGAAGGGCACGTCCACGCGGAAGCTGGTCTTGTAGAGGGAGGTGATGGTCTCTGGGGCAGGAGGGCAGTGGGGGTCTCAGGTGGCACAACAGGTCGGGGAGGAGGTGGAAGCAAAATCGCCCCTCCCTCAAGGCCCCACCAGCCTCCCTCTCCAGCTCCAGGCCACCCCAGGGCCCACCCCAGGGCCTTCCCCCTCCTCCTGCACCCCAACACCCTGAGGAGCTGGACAGGCGCCGAGTGGGCACCGCAGCCCCCGGGCTCACCCTGCTCGCTGTTGAAGACGGCCAGCAGCCGGAACATGAAGGCCCCGCAGGTAGAGGCGAAGAAGCCCCTCCAGTAATCCCAGACGGAGAAGTGGGAGGACATGACCTCGATGCTGAACAGGACGCCTGGGGCCACACTGAGCTCAGGACACCTGCCCGCCCCCATCCACCCTGCGGGAGCCCCTGCCACCCGCTCCCTGACCCTTTTCTGATCTGCTCTGCAGCCTGCACAGCCAGGGCCACCCATCTCCCTGGAGTGGGGGAGGTCAGGGCTTGAGCCCTGGGTAGAGAGGACCCGGGAGCACCAGCCAGCTGTGGGATGTCTGCTCGTGCCCTTCTTTCTCCTCACCTGCCACGCAGGGACTGCTTTGATCCCCATTTGACTGCTAAGGAAACCCAGCTCAGAGAGGTGAACTCACTGGCAGGGGTCACACAGCGGGAGCTGGGCTTCAAACCCACGTCTGTCTAAGGTAACCCTGAAGCCACTGAACACCTGCCAACCTCCTGGGGGTGGGGGTCGTGCCCACAGCAGGACGGCAGTGAGAACTAGAATTCAGCCCAACTCCTCCTCCTGACCCGGGGCGGGAGCCAGCTGATCAATGTGGCGGAGCAAGCGGACGACAGGGGCGCGTGGGAACCCGAGCGCAGGGGCAGGGGCGGGAGGGAGGGTCTCACCGCTGAAGGGGGCTGCGAAGACGGTGGCCACGCCCACTGCCGCTGCCGCCACCAGCATCTCGTTTTGCTTGCTCTTGTTCTGGGGGGTGGAGTCCTGGGCTCGAGCCAACCTCCTCCCCACGCGCCCTCCCATTCCTCCGAGGGGCCTCCCCGGCCGCCCACCTGGGGCTCCCCGATGGTCCTGGTGCGCACGCGTCCCAGGTAGGCGGCAATCATCACACTCAGGTGCACGAAGGGACCCTGCCAAGGCGAGGCATGGGTGCAGGGCCTGGGAGCCGGGGCCCACCCTCGCTGCTGGCGGAGCCTCCCCAGGGGCAACAGGTTCCCCTCTTACATCTTCCTCCAAACCCCAGGCCCATTCTGATAGGACTCTGCCCCATCTGGGGACCTGGCTTGTCTGTCCCCCAGAACTGAGCTCAAAGGCAGGACTGGCTGTGGTGGGGGAAGGGCAGAGGGGCGGGAAGGCGGGTGGGTGCCCCACACTGCCCGTACCACTTTGCCCAGGAAGATGGTGCTGCCGGTGGCCAGGGTGCAGGAGAGGCCCACCACCTTGGCCCCGAAGTTCTTGATGTCCAGGTAGTCCTCCAGGACCACGCCCGACAAGATGGTCTTCAGCTCTGGGATTCCAGAACCTTGGCggggagggcagggtgagagtcaGTATTAGAGCTCTTAACCCTCTGCCCTGGGCACAGGGTTTTCAGGTCACCCTCAGGTCCCAGCCTCATACACCCACGCCGTTCGGATTCAGAGCCTCACTTTGCAGAGGAGGAGACTGAGGGTCAGAGATGTGGGTTGTTTTCTGCTCAGGTCTGGCAGACCTCAGGGTAAGGGGTCCCAGGGTGGAATGACAGGCCACACTGGAGACCTGAGAACCCCCACTCTCTGGAGGCTGCATTAGAGCCTGGGGAAGCTGGCTGCCTCCACCAGCGGCTCCTTGGTCTGGCCTTGGCCAGCCTGTCAGGGGAGCCTGCCATCACCTGTCCTGTTCCCCCCAACCCCCGGAGCCCCATGGGACTTCAAAAGGCTTGGGCCGGTGAGGGCTGCAGTGCAGGACCTCCGAGAGACTGGCATGGTGCCCACGAACTCACCGCCAGAGAAGGGCGTGATGCTCTGGGAGAAGCcggaggagaaggagaggaggGCCACTGGGTACACGGTCCAGGAGAGGTACCGGAGCAGGTGGCTGTCCCCGATCTCCCGGTACAGCCACTTGTGCGCTGAGGATGGCCAGGTGTCAGGGGGCCACCCACAGCCTCTGCAGCCCTCAGGCCTGATGCTGTGGGGGACACTTGCTCACCAGGAAACGGAGATTCACAGCCACCCAGTGAGTGGCCGACCCCCAAGAAGTGGCAGGAGTAGGACCTGGGTCCCCACATCCAGTTTTGCTACTTCCTAGctgagtgaccttgggcaagtgacTCAACCTCTCTGGGCCTTTGTTTTCCCATCTGCCAAACGGACCAGTATGGATGCCTCCctctcagggtcaccaaagactaCGGGAGACCTGTCAAGGCCTGAATGAGACCCGGTGTGAGGCCCCTCGGGTGACAGGTCCTCATTAAGGCAGTGGGTTCTCCAGTGAAAGTTCTTAGACCTCTCCTGCCCCATGCCTCCTCCTCCAGGGAGGCCTCAGGGTGGAGGCCAGCTGAGGGACAGGGACAGAAAGCCATATGCCTGGAGTCCAGGGTAACTGAGCTGAGAGCAGGGAGCGAGGCTGGAGGAGGAACAGGAGGCCCCCGTGCTCAGCTGGGAAGGGATCTGGGAGCAGCTGTCTCCCTCACTGTCCAGATGAAGTGACTGCCCAGAGAGGGCCAGGAGCTATCCCAGGGCCATACAGCAAGTGACCAGCAAACCCAGGGTCAGCCCCAGGCCTCGTCCCCagggccctgcccaccctgctGCGCTTGGCAGTCCATGTGGCATCCCCAGTGTGTGCCCGGAAGACCAGGTCCAGAGCGGGCGTGCCAGGGAGGGGCTACCTCGGACCACTCGTGCGATGGCGAAGTTCATGGCGTAGCTGATCAGGGCCATGAGCACCCCGAGGATCATCAGGAAGTACCAGTCCTCGCCCACGCGGAACAGCTTCTGCTTCAGCCACTCCAGGCCCCCTGGGCAGAGCACTGGGGTCACCTCCTGGGGGGCCAGCAGGGACGGCCCTCCCTGGAGGACTGCTGGGCAGGGCCAGGGGAACCGGAGGCGGCTCTGCCTCCTGAGGGCCCAGAGGATTGGGGGCAGGTAAAGCCAGTCCGGTGGTCCCCACCAGGGAGCCTTTGACTGTCCACCCTCCCCCACATACTGGGAGTCCTGTGGAAAGTGGTCAGGGGGTGGCCCGGAGTGGGTGGCAGTTACAGCCCTCGCCGGCGACTCGGCTGGGCCTGGGGTGCAGAGAGCACGCAGTCAGCAGGACCTGCGTTGTCCCAGGGCCTGTGGGCCATCGAGCCTTGGGCCCCAGGCAGCGCCCCTCCATGGTGGCCAAAGGCAGAGGGCAGACCCTGGCACGGCTGGCCCACAGACAGAGGGGCAGGCAGGCCCCTGCGCTCCCTGCCACCCAAGAGAGCCCAGGCAGCGCGGCCCAGGGCTGAGggaagggaggggctggggtgggCTGGGGCTGCAGGTGACGTCCTGAGGGGTCACTGGTGGGGGGTGGAAGGGACCCAGCTCTCACCTCGGATGCCTCGGCGAAGGCGGGGACACGGGCCCCACAGCTCCTGCAGAGTCACGGGGCTCCCCGAGGAGCCCTCACGCAGCCCTACCAGCTCCTCCATGGGGCCCTGAAgagcagacagacagacagaccctGGGTGAGCAGCCTCAGCCTCACCTGCCTCCAGCCTCTCcaggtctcagtctcctgagtggaAAGGCAGGTCCCGTGTGCCTGTGTAGCTGGTGCATGTGAATGTGCACTCAGGCACTTATCAGGAGGGGACACAGGTCCTGGTCACAGAGGCTCTGTCCCCGAGGGGTGGAGGGCGTGTCTGATGGGCAGGTGGGGGTTCCTAGGCCTCCCCCATGTCCAGCCCAGACCCCTGGCCGGAGCCTCCTCTCTCCCTGGCCCTGCACTGCTCTCCTGGGACCCTAGGCTGCTTCCACCACCCAGGGATGTCACTGTCTCACTGCAGGGTCCCCCTGGTGACTCTGACTCCCCACGCCCATCCCGGAGCAGCTGTGACCCTCCACTCAGGCCGCAGGAGGCAGGAAAATCCCAGGCCCAGAAGGAGACCCCTTGAGCATCCACATGAGGCGCTGGCTCCTGCCCCAACCTCTTCCTGCCTTGCCTGCCCCGGCCCCAGCAGGTCCCAACCATGTCCCTGTGCTGCTCCGGCAGCTCCTCACCGGTCAGTCCTTCCTGCCCTGCTGTCCTGCTGTCCTGCTGTGGCCCCGACCGGCCTCTTCTAACAGCCTCTTTGCGTCCAGGTCTAGTGCACCTGGACAGGTGTGCGCTCCACCAATCAACACCCTCCCCGCCCCCGCCCGGCCCAGGTTCACTGTGGCATTGAGAACGTCCTTGACAAACCAGCCAGAACTGCCTGAGTCCACTGAGCCTGCCAGAGCAGGGCTGCCCACGGCGGGGAGGGAGCGGAGTGTCCCCTCCACACCAGAGCTGGCAGAGTGGAGCTGACTTCACAGCAGCACCGTCGGGGCTCCTGGGGGCCGGCCCAGGAGGGGGACACCAGTGCTCCTGCAGGACGGGGAGAGGTCCTCTGCTGAGGCCGAGGGTTAGGCTTGGGGCTCTGGGTTCTCAGGGTGGACATGGGAGCGGGAGAGCGGGGCGTGGAGCAGGGGAGCACACTGGCAGCGGGTGGGGAGCATGGCTGTGCCCTGCCAGCACCCTCCGAAGAATGACTGAGTGCTCACAGAAACCCAGCGAGGTGGCAGTGAcatcctgtttttttgtttttgttttgttttggtaccagggattgaaaccactgagccacatccctagccctttttatttttttattttgagacagggtgtcactaagttgcttagggcctccctaaattgctgaggctgacctccaacttgatcctcctgcctcagcctcccgagctgctggggttacctgcgtgcatcactgtgcctggcagtGTCATCCTGTTTTAAAGAAATGCCATCGCAGAGAGGTAAGCTTCCTTGCCAGAGATGAGAGAGGCaggccgggtgtggtggcacacctacagtcccagctgcttgggaggctgagccatgAGGATCgcgtgagcccaggagttcaagtccagcctgggcaacgtTGCAAGTccccaagaccccatctcaagacACCGCCGTAACAACAGAAAACACCAGACGTGGTTCTGCCTCGATGGCCCCGTCTTGTTCAGGGGCAGGAGGAGCCCAAGGACAGTGGCCTGGGGTGACTGAACCCTCAGAGCCTGCTGAGGAACTTGACCTTGATCTTTGTGTCTGGACCCTCAAGTCCCAGAAAGCTGCCTGTCAAACCCACAGCGTCCCAGGGCACCGGCTCTGGCCTGGGGTCTCTAGGTAAATGCCCCAGACCTGGTCTCACCTCAGCAGAAGCTAGGAACACAGGCATCAGGGGGAGGGTAAGGGGGCAAGCAAGCTTTGTGTGCCAGCCACTGGCTCCACATCTGCAATTCAGCTCATCCTCCCCACACCCTTGGGAGTCAGCGGTATCATCACCACTTTGCAGATGATAAATGGAAGACCAGAGAGGTGCAGTCACTCACCCGAGATCACACAGCAGAGGCTGCACTCAGACCTGACTGTGCAGCTCTTCCCCTACTGGGAGTTCCTCCAGCCATGATCTGGGCACAAAGCTGAGGGTTTCTATTGCCACTTTTACAAGATTTGGGCAAGGGATATGGAACAATTGCTGACCACCCCAAAGCCAACACCGGAAAATCGCAATGGTCCTTCATTGATTTGCTCAGTTCTGGGACCCTGGGCTGCCTCTGCCTTGGACGCCAGGCCAAGGCCATTCAAGTAGGAGCTGGAGTGTTGTTGGTGATGTCAGGGTTTGAGGGTTTGTGCTCTGCGTGGACTGGGCATGCCCTTACCTCAGCCTCTCTGACTGTCCACCATGGTCTGTCACGGGATTGGGTAGGGACTGCACTGTTGACACCTCAAACCCCAGTCTCTGGTCTCGGGCAGCTGCCACCACAATCCCCCGGCCAAACCACGCCCACATCCTTGATCCCTGGTCCTTCGAGCACCAGGAAACTGGGAAGAGGGCAGCAAGAAGACACAGTCCCTGGGGCAAGTCCCTCCCAAAGTCACTGTCCCCAAGCCAGCCCCCAGTTTCTCCAAGTGCCTGGCAGACGTACAGATGGCTCCGTAGGTTCTGAGCAGGTTTGAAGCCAGTTCTGCCAGCCATCCCTCTCCCCACTTAGAGTCTCGGTTTCCTCTTCTGCCCAATGAGGATGGCCTGGGACAGTGTGTGCCTGTGCCTGTGACGGCCGGTGCCCCCCACGTCCAAGTGCCCCAGCCTAGAGCAGTGCCCGGCACGTGGGGAGGTGTTCCACCCCAGGTTCCAGAACACTGGCCTCAGGGCTGGCTGCAGCGGAGCTGAGAACAGGTCTCGGTTCCTCCCAAACCCCAAATCAGAATCTTGGGGAGTGACTTTCGCCCCAGTACCGAGGacagaacccaggagcactttaccactgagtcacgtcCGCAGCCCTCCTACTCTCACTGGGACACCGGGTCTtggctaagttgcccagtctggccttgaacttgcggccctcctgcctcggcctcctgagtggctggcatCACAGGCCTGTGCCCGGCTGGCTTGGGGGAGCTGTGTTTGTGAAAAGCCTCCAGGTGGGTGGGGCCACCTCTGGACTCCAGGGACTGGATCCTCCTTGAAGCTCCTCCTGTCCCTGGGATCCCCAGGAGGAGGCCATGGCCACTGAACCATTCAGTATTTATGTGCATGACGCCCGCCCGGGgatgggggaagggaggagggctgGTGGGCGGGGTGGGTAAAGGGATCCGACGTCCAGGGGCCATGACTCAGGCCCTGGGCACCATGACTGAGTATCTGCATTTAGCCCTGGCTCCTGTCACCCCGGCGGGCGGCGGGCTCCTGGGCCCCCC is a window encoding:
- the LOC143405007 gene encoding chloride channel protein ClC-Kb isoform X2, encoding MEELVGLREGSSGSPVTLQELWGPCPRLRRGIRGGLEWLKQKLFRVGEDWYFLMILGVLMALISYAMNFAIARVVRGSGIPELKTILSGVVLEDYLDIKNFGAKVVGLSCTLATGSTIFLGKVGPFVHLSVMIAAYLGRVRTRTIGEPQNKSKQNEMLVAAAAVGVATVFAAPFSGVLFSIEVMSSHFSVWDYWRGFFASTCGAFMFRLLAVFNSEQETITSLYKTSFRVDVPFDLPEIFFFVALGAICGILSCAYLFCQRIFLGFVKTNRFTSKLLATSKPLYSALAALILASITYPPGVGRFLASRLSMRELLDSLFDNNSWALMSRNSSPPWPTELDPQNLWFEWCHPRFTIFGTLAFFLVMKFWMLILATTIPIPAGYFLPIFVYGAAIGRLLGEALSVAFPEGIVSGGVVNPILPGGYALAGAAAFSGAVTHTISTALLAFELTGQIVHALPVLMAVLAANAIAQSCQPSFYDGTIIVKKLPYLPWIRGRKIGSHPVTVEHFMNRTLATLAKDTPLQEVVKVVTSTDVAEYPLVESTESQILVGVVPRAPLVQALQTDPPSWAPGQQRCLQDILAGGCPLEPVTLRLSPETSLHQTHNLFELLNLQSLFVTSRGRAVGFVSWVELKKAISNLTNPPAPK
- the LOC143405007 gene encoding chloride channel protein ClC-Kb isoform X1, whose amino-acid sequence is MEELVGLREGSSGSPVTLQELWGPCPRLRRGIRGGLEWLKQKLFRVGEDWYFLMILGVLMALISYAMNFAIARVVRAHKWLYREIGDSHLLRYLSWTVYPVALLSFSSGFSQSITPFSGGSGIPELKTILSGVVLEDYLDIKNFGAKVVGLSCTLATGSTIFLGKVGPFVHLSVMIAAYLGRVRTRTIGEPQNKSKQNEMLVAAAAVGVATVFAAPFSGVLFSIEVMSSHFSVWDYWRGFFASTCGAFMFRLLAVFNSEQETITSLYKTSFRVDVPFDLPEIFFFVALGAICGILSCAYLFCQRIFLGFVKTNRFTSKLLATSKPLYSALAALILASITYPPGVGRFLASRLSMRELLDSLFDNNSWALMSRNSSPPWPTELDPQNLWFEWCHPRFTIFGTLAFFLVMKFWMLILATTIPIPAGYFLPIFVYGAAIGRLLGEALSVAFPEGIVSGGVVNPILPGGYALAGAAAFSGAVTHTISTALLAFELTGQIVHALPVLMAVLAANAIAQSCQPSFYDGTIIVKKLPYLPWIRGRKIGSHPVTVEHFMNRTLATLAKDTPLQEVVKVVTSTDVAEYPLVESTESQILVGVVPRAPLVQALQTDPPSWAPGQQRCLQDILAGGCPLEPVTLRLSPETSLHQTHNLFELLNLQSLFVTSRGRAVGFVSWVELKKAISNLTNPPAPK